The stretch of DNA aactgtgaaactgaaaatagttatctatcagtttttttctctgataAAAAATACTGCTTATACAAGATCTCAATGATAAATATGGCTTTAATAGGATGTACCTTTCTGACATAGGACACCAACTCTCCAGAGTAGAACTGTGAAACACTCAGCAGATCAGCACTGTTGGCCTGGTTAATACGCAGCAATGGAAGATCCAGTGCAGATGCCAACtagaaacacacaagcacacaaagaaAGTTTTGATAACGCTCTAGATCGAGTCAAAATTTAGAAAACACTTACTTCAAGAGTATGGGTACAAATTTTCCTGACCTTCAGAAATGTAGCTCTAAGTTTGGTGACCATTGACGGGTTGACTCTAATACTCTCCTGCATAATAGATGTAAAGCTGCAggataaagaaaataatcaacagaCAGAACAAAGGCACAACATAGTTAAAAATCCAAGCAACTATAGCACTGTTGTCTCCCTTTTGGTGTATTTGTCATGCAGACTGTCTTGCTGTATTTTGCTCACCACATGAAAGACATCTGTCCCTGTCTACATAAACTGAAAAAATGGGATTTAATTTAACTGTGCAGcccaaaaaaacagattttaatttagtttattattCGTTTACAGTCTTGTTGTTCACCTGTATTTTTGTATGGCTTTGATATTTATCAGAAATTAGGTACCTGTCAATTATCTGCCATGCGTAGGAAAGGTCTCCAACTATCTGCATGGTAATGAGTACTTCTTCTTTGATGTTAATGGTGCGGATCATCTGGTGCAGAAACTTTCTGGTGTCAGCAAGGAACTGACATACCTGCAGGTTAGACTCCAACTGGTGGAACTCCTGGACCTAAAGatgcaaagacaaacattttacaGACCTTCGCgactgcacaaaaataaataagctttAAATAAATTGGAGATGTATGAACCTTCTGACCAAAGTTATATTtcttaatataataatatataattctTAATATATAATGTaacaataattcattcatttattcattcattcattcaattttgGGCTCATGAGTGTGTGAATGGCTATCAGGAGATATAAACTCTGTAACTCAGAATCAAAAGTCAAACAATTGTATTTGTTCTGATTAAAATTTTACTATAGACTGTGGCAAAAGAAATAGCATAAAACAAAGCCACTGTAATACCGTaaaccaacaaaacatttcaatttttttctgatgtgtcttcatttaaatgtttttcacagcagtcactTCTCCGTATTTGTTTTACTACTGTTTGCAGACCTTGTTTTTGGATTAACTTTTTAGCCACAGGCATTAAGCTAACGCTATCAAAGCAACAGTGGaactgcaaaatgtaaaaaattttaaCAAATTCTCACCTCAACAAGGGCCTGTATGAGCTGAACTGTCTTTCTCCCAGCAGCTGTGGAGTCCTCATAGTTCAAAGACTCGATCTGCTTTGAGATTTCTCTGAACCAGGCTTGTAAATTCTCTGTAAGGAGTCATAAAGGTGTGTAGTACAAGCAGAGAAATAATGTTATCAGCACGCCACATGTAGTGGTTAAGAAAAATGTCTCTGTACTAAACCCAGAGTCACAATAACATAAGTAAGCATGACTGATGTAAATTTAATCCACCACTCCCGTATGTGTCTTTTATGTAGCTTTACCATGGTGTTCCCTGCTTCAACCTTTCCTCTGAAGACCTTCAAACCTAAACTTACTGAAGCGTTTTTGTTCCCTTACTGAAATAATCCATGACATCAAAGCATGAAACGCTCCACGGTTGAGGCTCCTTTCGTTGCTGCAATGttttttgctctgtgtgtaatCATTCACCTCATCCATCGTCTCACCGTTTTTCTCCACCCTAGTAAGCGGTTTGACGCCAGAGAAGACTTCAGCCAGCTCAGTCATtctctctgatccctccttctTGTAGCTCTCCCATTTgatctgtttctctgacagcaTCTGCTTGAACATCTGGATGGGGGAGAGCACAGATGCTGAGTCGATGAGGAGGGATTAGTCAGTTGAGATGTGTAATGAGAACATTAAATTTGTGTCCTCTCCTAATGATAGACTGGGTAACCATATGCTGTCTCTCTATGCGACTAGATATCATAGCAGACACACCTAACAGGAAACACAGTTGGCTGTATAAATTATTCTGACACTAATTTCACACCTTTAATGCTTACGTCATATTTTTCACTATGATGAGATGTTCTCACCTCTTTGAGTGTGAACTCAAACTGAGCAGTGTCTAGCAAGAGCTGGAACAGGATCTTGGGGTTGTACTTGGAGTCGTTGAGCACTTGATCTTTGATCTGACGCAGTCGCTTGTTGTTTGGGTCGTAGGCTATGAAACAGCAGATAATTATTTAACAGTAAATCAACTATCATTTATGTATCCTCTCCAATATGAAAGCCACATGTCAGGAACTTTCAAGCAAAGCATCGTGTGAACTTTTCAATATCAACTGaacagaatggaaaaaaattcaGGCTGtttagagaaaatgaaaaatgtattccCTCCTATTCCTTGGCCATGCAAGAGTGACCTTGCTTGAGTGAACAAGCCTCATTGTGgttttagaggaaaaaaatctgcccaATACTCTTACCTGACTCAGCAGAGTGCAGCATCAACCAGCGGATAGCAACATTACAGTCCCTCAGGCAGTTGAGCAGTTTGGGAATGTTGTCCAGGATAATCTCCTGCCTTAGGAAACCCTCTTTTAGCAGCTGCTGCACCTGAGGCCTCAGGCTCTCCATGCTAGCTGCATATCTAGTGGCCTTAATGCACAGCGATAGTGGTGTAGTGATGTTAGGGACATTCATTGCATATATTCACTCCAACTAATAGGCTTAAGGTAACGGTAATGTCTCATGATTGTCCTACATTTTAACTTTCTTTGGAACTCATGAGCAGTCACCTTCTTCTTAGCTAACTGTTCATtacaaaaaatgtctttctaaagtcattcatttaattaataCTCCTGCGATGTAATTTAGATATTGCAGTTAGTAGATGAGCTCCAACTACTGTGGACACCATAATCATGGTGCATACAAGATAACGATACACTGAAAGACTGTAAATTGAAAAAGTAAGAAGTGTGTGACATTGAAGCTGATTCACTTGTATCAATACCTGCTCTTTTGTGTTGGCGGAGTCCAGAGTGTAATTGAGAGCAGTCTTGGCAGCTTTGTATGGTTCCCAGGCCTCCACCAAGTTCACTGTGATCCCCATGTAAATGCTGATAACCTGCAGATAGGcaaaaaacacagttcaggGCAGTGTAACGGCATGGAGGAAAAACGGGAGTACAACACGGTAAATCTGATATCATTTTACAagattatttatattcatttccATTCCTCTGGCATGACACTATCAGTACGTATTAGGCATTCAGGACTCCCAGAGAATAGTCCTTCCTCATAACAAATGTCTTACCCAGTTGTCAGGGAAATACTTGTCCACTATCTCTCTCATCTTGGCCTGCTGAGTGTGAAGTATGGAAGGACTGAAGTAAAGGCAGACATACAGCATGGCTGCCTGGTTAGCCAGGGCTGTGCTACGATGCTCTGGTAGGGGGTACGCAGACACCTGATCAACAGGAAGGATAATGTAATTTTAGGTCCAGCCAAGGACATCTAACACAATCAATACACAAGCACCAATTAATGTATTATACAATCTCTAACAAAAGAAAAGTCTAATCAGAGAGCTAACATTTATATTGTCACTTTATTTTATGTGGGGCCTTTAtgcttttttatcttttcaacaTTAATTATCAGAGAAgccaacagaaaacagggaTGGATAGAATTGAATGAGGATCAGCATAGGTCCCTGGCTGGGTTCTAACCAGGGACCCTGTGAGTACATGGCAAAAACGATCGCAACCACTCTACCACAAGCTCACTGTGATTTCATAAGTCTTTCTTACTTGGTTGTAGATGTCATCAGAGCGCAGCCTCCCAATGACCATGCTAATAAAGGTGGCACTGATGGGAACCCTGTGGAAATAGCTCTCTGGGTAGTTGGCTGGGCGTTTGGCTCCAGGCTGGCTGGAGTAGCCTGTGCTGCGGAGGAGCTTGCAGATGTCATCAAGATTGGAGTCAACTGATGAACGGGCAGCactgaagaaaatgtgaaacaataCATTGAGtttcccaaagaaaaaaaaaaaaagaaccttcACTAACAATTGGATTGAGCACATCAAGATTGTGAGTCAATACATTTaatttgtatgtgtgagtgagtatGAGTCACAAAAGCACCTGTATCTATAGTAGGAAACAAGCATCCTCTCTCTGACCTCCCCTTCAATTTTCTGGTCAATAACCAGCAACATAACTCCATACAGATAGAGAGCTTCGCACTgagtgaaaagacaaaaaatacagagtCAACTTTAATGTTTGTGTAGTTGCCCTTCAAATAACTTAAGTTTTAATGTGTACTTTTAAGGACTAGGCATGGAAATCAAACTGCAAATCAGGGATACACTGATTTTATCTCGTGAAATATATATGGATGTTACATCAGTTTATTTCTGTAATgttaaaaatgtacaaattatTTGTATCTGTGTTACTCACTAGCAGCTGTTTTCCATCTTCATTTAGCAGCACAGTCTCCAGGGTCTGCTGAATATAAACACCCTCATGGAGGTCATCCAAATATCTGGAGTAAGGAAGAAATAATATGGCATTACTTAAAAAAGTAAaggcttgtttttttgtgtttaaaataatggaaaaaatgtgATCAAGCAAGCTTCAAACACAGTTTTGCCTAAGCTAAAGGTGAACTGAGCCAAACCCTTACAGAACCAGGACCTCTCTTACCGGTTAAGATCCACTATATATTTGTGGACACTTTCAAAGGCCAGATAGAACCTTGACAGAATCTCAGTGTTGTTCTCTCTAAACTCCTCATCCAGGTCTTGAAGCTCAGGTTTGGCTTCCAGCTTCCCCTCATAATACTCTGGACCCTGGAGAGCAGACAACATTGGGAAACAATGAAAGTAAAATCACTGCTTGCGTTTTTATGGACGCCTACACCAAGCTTCCCACAATTTCAGTTTCAATTCGGATGTTGTTATAAATAAGTTATAAATATGCTATGCTCTTTGAGAAAACGTATAACAGCCCATTAAGGCCAATAATAAATATGCAATTGATGATTTGAAAATTAACAAGCATTatgcatttgaaataaaaaaaaaaaacttgaaattgCATCAGGTAGCAGAGAAGTGAGATTTAGACCACACATAATGCTTTGCCTAACTAATCAATGCcttaaaatttattttcaaaatagcATTGTAATTGACACCTTGAAGTAGCTGAAGTCACAGATAATGTCGCTGTATTTCTGCTGGTCACTCTTGTCCTTGAGTCTGAACACTGCAGGGATGAAGTCAGAGAGACGCAGGAGCTCAGCGATGATGGCGTTTCCTCTGGACACTATCCTGAGGATGGCCTGCCCACACAGGTTGTTCTCTGCCAGAAAGTCCACCATTGTGgctggaggaagatgatgaggaagacACACCTTCACCCTGTGTTGTTCAGCAGATATTGCagctaagaaaaagaaaagcaggttgGATACAGAGTGAGTGCAACAGGTTTAGTCAGtgcttttactctgtttttccaACAAGGCAAACTGTTTTCCTGCCGGACACTGAATGATCCTGGTTTGTCCTGAGCTCGGAATCTGGATTATTCCATTTGTCTAACGTTCACACATCACATTATTCATCAAAGTCCTTTCATGTGGGGGGAGGTTTTCCCACCGGGATATAAGTTTTAAGGTTCATGCGTTAACTTTGGTCCTGCTACGTCCGTTACGTTAGCACTCCTTGGTCTCAAGATGCATCATCAAAACCAACGAAATACACTCGTGTAGATGTTTCACCTTTGTAAACAAATCTATTGTATTGGTTTCCAGCAGCTGAGTTAGCTATTATACACATGAATTAGCTGTTAGCTCTTTCTATTACCACTAGCCGACCGTTAGCATAAAGCCTGCTAACTATTCCATTAGCATCGATGTTAAagacaacaacacagacaacgctacaaacacattgtggTAATGACAGTTTTAccttttgatattttgatattaACACTTGGAAACGTCTTAGATAGTAGAAAGATGCTTGCCTGTCTGAATCTTTCCTTCCCTGTTTACTTCCTCATGACCAATCACATGACTGGCGCTGGGTGTGTTTGATTCCGCTAATTCAACGCACCGGAGGTAAGCGGGAACAACCGTGACTATCGTAGTATTTATTTTGACCATGTCATACACGAATACCTATGGAATGACCAACAGTGTGGATATTTGAATACGTAAATtatgatcattttaaaacagtgatCGGTAAATTTCTGGGCCCAGTCCGGATCAGATCTGCTCCCTGCAGATTTCACTCGTCTCTAGATGGCGACAGAGATCCACTTTGCTCCGAGTTTATCTCTCTCACTGGTGCTCCATCGCACTGAAGGTCTGAGCACATTTCAGGCTTCAAGGGGATGCGGTTATTTTCAAAGATAGAAGAGTGAGAAAAAGGCCCGAAGTGAAATCAAACCAACCGACAGTGGAAAACTTGAAGGGTAAATCCAcagggaagaaataaaaatatcctCTGACCTTCGGCTGACAAATATCCTTCTGACTTGCTCTGCCTCTCGTTGAAGGCTTCTGAAAGCCTTCCTGCCACTCCAACAGCTCATGAGTGTTAATGCAATAATAGTGAAACCTACTTTGTAAAAACCCAGATccaccagcagctgctgaaaacGCTGCAGGCCTGCGGGACCAACATGTGGTCACCATGGATGAGCAAGCACGAGCCCTCGTGTTTCCTTCAAGTTGTGATTGAATTGGATTTTTATTGCCAATGCGTCTAACACACTGGCAGGCACTTCCTTTAAATAGTGTGAGCCAGAGGTTAATAACAGTCATATGGAGAGAGCTGTTTGTTTGACCTGTCATCTCTCTGTGTGGCAGAGCCAAGTTGTATCTCAGTCCTGGAGCAGTCGATGTGACCGTGCCAGAGGACACTGTCCGTCCTCATCATTCAACATTTACTGTATGTGATAAAACTGCTGTCAAGCTTTTGATACAACACTGCTCCCTTTATATGAATGACAAGCACAGAATTCCAAGTTTCGAGGGTAGTTTTTAAAGATGATCTTCTCAATGCTTTTACTACGACATTCATTGGTGCAGCGTGGTGCTCGCCAGGTGAATGGGAGACGGAGGATATGGCACGTGGGGAGCTAAGATGAGTTTAACATCCTTGGAAATGGGCTTCTTAATGCaacattatttcagtgcattttaTAGTGGGGCAAGGTGGAATGACAGCTGTAATTTAGATTCATAGCTCACCTCCTCATTGACCTGACTCTCCACAAACTGCCCGCTGTGTCCCTTCAGCCACTGGATTTATTGCCCATTTACCATCACACCAAGGTCAcagtctcagcagcagctggg from Echeneis naucrates chromosome 6, fEcheNa1.1, whole genome shotgun sequence encodes:
- the washc5 gene encoding WASH complex subunit 5, which translates into the protein MVDFLAENNLCGQAILRIVSRGNAIIAELLRLSDFIPAVFRLKDKSDQQKYSDIICDFSYFKGPEYYEGKLEAKPELQDLDEEFRENNTEILSRFYLAFESVHKYIVDLNRYLDDLHEGVYIQQTLETVLLNEDGKQLLCEALYLYGVMLLVIDQKIEGEVRERMLVSYYRYSAARSSVDSNLDDICKLLRSTGYSSQPGAKRPANYPESYFHRVPISATFISMVIGRLRSDDIYNQVSAYPLPEHRSTALANQAAMLYVCLYFSPSILHTQQAKMREIVDKYFPDNWVISIYMGITVNLVEAWEPYKAAKTALNYTLDSANTKEQATRYAASMESLRPQVQQLLKEGFLRQEIILDNIPKLLNCLRDCNVAIRWLMLHSAESAYDPNNKRLRQIKDQVLNDSKYNPKILFQLLLDTAQFEFTLKEMFKQMLSEKQIKWESYKKEGSERMTELAEVFSGVKPLTRVEKNENLQAWFREISKQIESLNYEDSTAAGRKTVQLIQALVEVQEFHQLESNLQVCQFLADTRKFLHQMIRTINIKEEVLITMQIVGDLSYAWQIIDSFTSIMQESIRVNPSMVTKLRATFLKLASALDLPLLRINQANSADLLSVSQFYSGELVSYVRKVLQIIPESMFTSLAKIIKLQIHDIMEVPTRLDKDKLKDYSQLGARYEVAKLTHDISIFTEGILMMKTTLVGIIKVDPKQLLEDGIRKELVKRVAYALHKGLIFNPKTKSSELMPKLKDMAATMDGFYRSFEYIQDYVSIYGLKIWQEEVSRIINYNVEQECNSFLRTKIQDWQSVHQSTHIPIPKFPSVDESATFIGRLCREILRITDPKVTSYIDQMNTWYDLKSHQEVTNNRLFSEIQNTLGTFGLNGLDRLLCFMIVKELQNFLTMIQRTVLKDKAVVDVFKGVLGAVNPIQGIVGNSSKVYASAVAKTQKIWGAYLEAIMKVGQMQILRQQIANELNFSCKFDSKHLAAALENINKSLLADIEAHYQDPSLPYPKEDNTLLYEITAYLEAAGIHNPLNKIYITTKRLPYFPIINFLFFIAQLPKLQYSKNQGMTCRKATDAVDWPPLVLGLLTLLKQFHSRYTQQFLALIGQFIRSIMEQCTSQKIPDMPSDVVGALMFLEDYVKYTKLSRKVAEAHVPSFIFDEFRTVL